A region of the Anaerolineales bacterium genome:
CAGGCCGCCTTCGCGGATGGCGAACTTGGAGCCTTGCTCCAACGCCACCGGCACGATCAGCTCAACTTCCAGGTTCACATTATCTCCCGGCATGACCATCTCCACCCCTTCGGGCAGCTTGATGTTGCCGGTCACATCCATCGTCCGGATGTAGAACTGCGGGCGGTATCCGGTGAAGAAAGCCTTGTGCCGTCCACCTTCTTCCTTGCGCAGCACGTACACTTCGCTCATGAACCTGGTGTGCGGGGTGATCGAAGCAGGCTTGGCCACCACCTGGCCGCGCTCCACATCGGTGCGCTCAATCCCACGCAGCAGGATACCTGCATTGTCTCCAGCCTGCACCTGGTCCAGCTCCTTGTGGAACATCTCGGTGCCGGTGATCACCGATGTCAGGCTCTTCTCGCGCAAGCCCACGATCTCCACCGGGTCACCTTTCTTGGCAACCCCACGCTCCACACGTCCGGTCACCACCGTGCCACGCCCCTTGATCGAGAACACATCCTCGATCGGCATCATGAACGGCTTGTCCGTATCCCGCACCGGCTCGGGGATGTACTCATCCACCACCCGCAGCAGCTCCTTGATGCAGGCATACTCGGGGGCATTCGGATCGGTGCTCGTGCTCTCCAGGGCTAGCAAAGCACTCCCGCGCACGATGGGGGTCGTGTCTCCAGGGAACTCGTACTCGTTCAGCAGGTCACGCAGCTCCATCTCCACCAGCTCCAGCAGCTCCTCATCGTCCATCATGTCCACCTTGTTCAGGAAGACCACGATCGCCGGAACTTCCACCTGGCGCGCCAGCARCACGTGCTCACGTGTCTGCGGCAT
Encoded here:
- the tuf gene encoding elongation factor Tu translates to ERNKPHMNVGTMGHIDHGKTTLTAAITKYCAFLGQAEYRSFYTIDNAPEEKERGITINIAHVEYETSKRHYAHVDMPGHRDYIKNMITGAAQVDGAILVVAAPDGPMPQTREHVLLARQVEVPAIVVFLNKVDMMDDEELLELVEMELRDLLNEYEFPGDTTPIVRGSALLALESTSTDPNAPEYACIKELLRVVDEYIPEPVRDTDKPFMMPIEDVFSIKGRGTVVTGRVERGVAKKGDPVEIVGLREKSLTSVITGTEMFHKELDQVQAGDNAGILLRGIERTDVERGQVVAKPASITPHTRFMSEVYVLRKEEGGRHKAFFTGYRPQFYIRTMDVTGNIKLPEGVEMVMPGDNVNLEVELIVPVALEQGSKFAIREGGLTVGAGVITKIIA